One Lepus europaeus isolate LE1 chromosome X, mLepTim1.pri, whole genome shotgun sequence genomic window carries:
- the LOC133752833 gene encoding histone H2A-Bbd type 1-like — MPGKKPSKKPSKKAGKRRKPNVSRSTKAELQFPVSRVDRHLRQDRYAQRLSSSTPVFLAGVLEYLTSNILELAGEEAHKNSRVRITPEHVKKAIENSEHLRDLLEEDPEPRDEEVAQPEEKE, encoded by the coding sequence ATGCCCGGGAAGAAACCCAGTAAGAAACCCAGCAAGAAAGCCGGCAAGCGCAGGAAGCCGAACGTCTCCCGCTCTACCAAAGCCGAGCTGCAGTTCCCCGTGAGCCGCGTGGACCGCCACCTGCGCCAGGACCGCTACGCGCAGCGCCTGAGCTCCTCCACGCCGGTGTTCCTGGCTGGTGTCCTCGAGTACCTGACGTCCAACATCCTGGAGCTGGCTGGCGAGGAGGCCCACAAGAACAGCAGGGTACGCATCACCCCGGAACACGTGAAGAAGGCGATCGAAAACAGCGAGCACCTCAGGGACCTGTTAGAGGAGGACCCCGAGCCCCGGGATGAGGAAGTGGCCCAACCCGAGGAGAAAGAGTGA